One Alicyclobacillus acidoterrestris DNA window includes the following coding sequences:
- a CDS encoding MFS transporter codes for MDHAVEPNDFARVMIVLGLCSICILMLVYLPISLIPVWQTQFHVTTSVADWTSSAYGFAYAIGNVFWGMLSDRIRRVKILYIGTVLAYINDSARRVKPVASVIDSI; via the coding sequence ATGGATCATGCGGTTGAACCCAACGACTTTGCAAGGGTCATGATTGTTCTTGGACTGTGTTCAATATGTATTCTCATGCTCGTATATCTTCCAATCTCGCTCATTCCTGTATGGCAGACGCAATTTCACGTCACCACGAGTGTGGCAGATTGGACCAGCAGCGCATATGGTTTTGCTTATGCAATTGGAAACGTATTTTGGGGGATGCTTTCTGACCGGATTAGAAGAGTAAAGATTCTCTACATCGGGACTGTTCTTGCTTACATTAATGACAGTGCTCGTCGGGTTAAGCCCGTCGCTTCCGTTATTGATTCTATTTAG
- the lepB gene encoding signal peptidase I, translating to MGQRKRQNWLTGWLLPIVVGVAIALCIRQWVVSAAYVPSESMYPAIPNPCYILVNKLATEIHGVQRGDVVVFHFPDDPAELYVKRVIGLPGDTVKVTNNAVYINGKKLNEPIITQPNLSGFGTYHVPAGHYFMMGDNRSVSEDSRFWTNKYVSRQAIVGEADFVLFPFSKMKSIPQHL from the coding sequence ATGGGCCAGCGAAAGCGGCAAAATTGGTTAACGGGATGGCTATTGCCAATCGTAGTTGGTGTGGCTATCGCACTTTGTATTCGCCAATGGGTGGTCAGTGCGGCATATGTCCCTTCTGAATCCATGTACCCTGCCATTCCCAATCCGTGCTATATTCTCGTGAACAAATTGGCGACTGAAATTCACGGTGTACAGCGCGGTGACGTCGTGGTCTTCCACTTTCCTGATGACCCGGCCGAATTGTATGTCAAACGGGTAATTGGGCTTCCAGGAGACACGGTCAAAGTGACCAACAATGCTGTCTACATCAACGGCAAAAAGTTGAACGAACCGATTATTACGCAGCCAAACCTGAGTGGCTTTGGCACGTATCACGTCCCCGCAGGTCATTATTTCATGATGGGTGACAACCGTTCCGTATCCGAGGACAGCAGGTTCTGGACCAATAAATACGTGTCCAGACAGGCGATTGTCGGCGAGGCGGACTTTGTGCTGTTCCCGTTCAGCAAAATGAAATCCATTCCACAGCATTTGTGA
- the dusB gene encoding tRNA dihydrouridine synthase DusB, whose product MKVNIAGVMLDNPVILAPMAGVCNPPFRILAKELGAGMVCAEMVSDKALVHGSAKSQRMLTILPDEKPVSLQLMGYDKESMEKAAEMVGETNADLIDINMGCPVLKIYKNGSGAALARNPDYAAEIVRAVASHVDKPVTVKFRKGWDDDHVNAVEVALAVQEAGAQAVAVHGRTAKQMYSGQADWDIIRRVKEAVKIPVIGNGDVASPEDAKRMLEETGCDAVMVGRAALGNPWIFREIAHFLETGEKLPGPGLQERIEVTLRHMHLLVEHKGEVIGVREMRKHAAWYIKGLPGSAEMRTVINQQTTMEGMEHALLTYLDDMLRQRSA is encoded by the coding sequence ATGAAGGTGAATATTGCCGGGGTAATGCTCGATAACCCGGTCATTTTGGCGCCAATGGCCGGCGTGTGCAATCCGCCGTTTCGGATCTTGGCCAAGGAACTTGGGGCCGGAATGGTCTGCGCGGAAATGGTAAGCGATAAGGCGCTGGTTCACGGCAGTGCGAAAAGCCAGCGGATGTTGACTATTTTGCCGGATGAAAAGCCCGTCTCGTTGCAATTGATGGGCTATGATAAAGAGTCGATGGAAAAGGCAGCCGAAATGGTTGGCGAGACGAACGCCGATTTGATTGATATCAACATGGGCTGCCCGGTCTTGAAAATTTACAAAAATGGTTCTGGTGCGGCATTGGCGAGGAATCCTGACTACGCCGCAGAGATCGTCCGCGCGGTCGCAAGCCACGTGGACAAGCCGGTGACGGTCAAGTTCCGCAAGGGCTGGGATGACGATCACGTCAACGCCGTCGAAGTCGCCCTCGCCGTCCAAGAGGCTGGTGCCCAAGCGGTTGCCGTGCATGGCCGGACGGCAAAACAGATGTATTCGGGACAGGCGGACTGGGACATCATCCGCCGCGTCAAGGAAGCGGTGAAGATCCCGGTTATCGGCAACGGCGACGTCGCGAGTCCGGAAGATGCGAAACGGATGCTCGAAGAGACAGGATGCGACGCGGTGATGGTCGGCCGCGCGGCACTCGGCAACCCATGGATTTTCCGCGAAATCGCCCACTTCTTGGAGACGGGCGAGAAATTGCCGGGGCCGGGCCTTCAAGAGCGTATTGAGGTGACACTGCGCCATATGCATCTGCTCGTGGAGCACAAAGGTGAGGTTATCGGCGTCAGAGAGATGCGCAAACATGCCGCGTGGTATATCAAAGGGCTGCCCGGTTCGGCCGAGATGCGGACGGTTATCAATCAGCAGACGACGATGGAAGGTATGGAGCACGCGTTGCTCACGTACTTGGACGACATGTTGCGCCAACGGAGTGCGTGA
- a CDS encoding TM2 domain-containing protein: protein MQKSVALAYVLWFFLGYLGIHRMYCGRVGSGVAMLALTVFGMLTMSIVVGHLLMMIVGIWWLIDLFLTAGMAGSTWRR, encoded by the coding sequence ATGCAAAAATCGGTTGCATTGGCGTATGTGCTTTGGTTCTTCCTTGGCTACTTAGGTATCCACAGAATGTATTGCGGACGGGTTGGCAGCGGTGTGGCCATGCTTGCGCTCACGGTTTTTGGAATGTTGACGATGAGCATTGTCGTCGGGCACCTACTGATGATGATTGTCGGCATTTGGTGGTTGATAGACCTCTTCTTGACGGCAGGTATGGCCGGATCCACGTGGCGGCGCTGA
- a CDS encoding D-alanyl-D-alanine carboxypeptidase family protein translates to MRRHMRSLWWVQRTLLLCTAFAGMLGLLFGRANVVAAQTPSSTGPYVNAKAAIVYDATTKQVLYDKRADEPMYPASTTKLMTAILLVQHLQPNDPIYIGTEAAHQPKVRLGVKPGTEIPADDALKALLMKSANDVAYGIAETVGGSQEGFARMMNVQARLLGCTHTRFVTPNGLHADAHETSAKDVALILAEAIKYPRIVEAMQTTNHMVDGKSVRNTNRLLYSQATSIGEYIGGKTGYTAKAMYCLATAVKQHGHVRISVVLGAPRKNYMYRETVRLLSWSNRRFPGTSESDTTDGDTDLRETPSGNTPSGEAPTESSAWSVDKYELPVAK, encoded by the coding sequence ATGCGACGACACATGCGATCCCTATGGTGGGTCCAACGGACACTCCTTTTGTGCACGGCCTTTGCCGGGATGCTGGGGCTTTTGTTCGGGCGAGCGAACGTCGTTGCCGCACAGACGCCTTCGTCAACTGGCCCGTACGTGAACGCGAAGGCCGCCATTGTCTATGACGCAACGACCAAGCAAGTGCTCTACGATAAACGCGCGGATGAGCCAATGTATCCGGCGAGTACGACGAAGCTGATGACGGCTATTTTGCTCGTCCAGCATCTGCAGCCAAATGATCCTATCTATATCGGCACGGAAGCAGCGCATCAACCAAAGGTCCGCTTAGGGGTGAAGCCCGGCACGGAAATTCCGGCGGACGATGCGCTCAAGGCGCTGTTGATGAAAAGCGCCAACGACGTGGCGTATGGGATTGCTGAGACCGTGGGCGGATCGCAAGAAGGGTTTGCACGCATGATGAACGTTCAGGCGCGGCTCTTGGGATGCACGCACACGCGTTTCGTCACGCCGAACGGTTTGCATGCAGATGCCCATGAAACGTCCGCGAAAGATGTGGCGTTGATTTTGGCGGAAGCGATTAAATATCCACGGATTGTCGAGGCGATGCAGACGACAAATCACATGGTTGACGGCAAATCTGTGCGCAACACGAACCGACTGCTCTACAGCCAGGCCACGTCGATTGGGGAGTACATCGGCGGCAAGACAGGCTACACCGCGAAGGCGATGTACTGCCTCGCCACAGCTGTCAAACAACATGGTCACGTCCGCATTAGCGTCGTTCTCGGCGCACCACGCAAAAACTATATGTACCGCGAGACCGTGCGTCTTTTGTCTTGGTCGAATCGACGATTCCCTGGCACATCTGAGTCTGACACGACCGATGGCGATACCGATCTGCGAGAAACTCCCTCTGGAAACACGCCGTCCGGAGAAGCGCCAACTGAATCAAGCGCTTGGTCTGTCGACAAATATGAATTGCCTGTTGCCAAGTGA
- a CDS encoding metal-dependent transcriptional regulator: MPRSHAMDAYLEAIYVLNAEGETVLASKVADYLNVSRPTVSQTLQRMNAAGYVTTGDGKEVVLTESGLARAEEIVRRHRLLERWLTDQLGLDWADAHVEAGRLENSLSPLVEERLAELLGNPTTCPHGNVIPGTGYIQPTGVPLSEVQAGTTVEVIRIVELAEEDLDLLRYLDKTGFVPGERLRVVEQNRFQAGIPVEVRGEVISLDENVALRILVREVEA; the protein is encoded by the coding sequence GTGCCTCGATCACATGCGATGGACGCCTATCTCGAAGCAATTTACGTATTGAATGCGGAAGGTGAAACCGTCCTTGCGTCAAAAGTGGCGGATTATCTAAACGTGTCGCGCCCCACGGTATCGCAGACGCTGCAACGCATGAATGCGGCGGGTTACGTGACGACTGGGGACGGCAAGGAAGTCGTTTTGACGGAATCTGGGTTGGCTCGAGCAGAGGAGATTGTTCGCCGACACAGACTGTTGGAGCGGTGGTTGACAGATCAGCTGGGCCTGGATTGGGCGGATGCCCACGTCGAGGCGGGTCGGTTAGAAAACAGTTTATCTCCGCTGGTCGAAGAACGACTTGCGGAATTGTTGGGAAATCCGACGACGTGTCCACACGGTAATGTCATCCCTGGCACGGGCTATATCCAGCCGACAGGGGTTCCATTGTCGGAGGTCCAAGCGGGTACGACCGTGGAAGTGATTCGTATTGTGGAACTCGCGGAGGAAGATCTCGATTTGCTGCGCTATCTCGATAAGACGGGGTTTGTACCCGGCGAGCGTTTGCGGGTTGTGGAGCAAAATCGATTTCAAGCGGGTATTCCTGTCGAAGTGCGAGGCGAAGTCATCTCGCTGGATGAAAACGTGGCCCTGCGAATTCTGGTTCGCGAGGTTGAAGCATAA
- a CDS encoding fumarylacetoacetate hydrolase family protein, whose protein sequence is MGDFNDWRSADDVFPGIRNIFCVGRNYREHANELNNAVPTEPMIFAKPTHSLSAATGVVTLPADRTSIHYELEIVLYIAQPVTASSTARDVVGAVALGLDLTDRDAQDKLKAKGHPWELAKGFVGSAVVSDFYQFDDFSQVRDATFQFELNGAIVQTGHPTDMVFDFDTLIQHVHHHFGLTQGDILFTGTPAGVGPLRDGDTGRFYMNGQTWADFKVRHNVAGKGD, encoded by the coding sequence TTGGGAGACTTCAACGATTGGCGTTCTGCGGACGACGTATTTCCTGGTATTCGCAATATTTTTTGCGTGGGGCGCAACTATCGCGAACACGCGAATGAACTGAACAACGCTGTGCCGACTGAGCCGATGATTTTTGCAAAGCCGACACATTCGCTGTCTGCTGCAACAGGGGTTGTGACATTGCCGGCGGATCGGACGTCAATTCACTACGAATTGGAGATTGTCCTGTATATCGCACAACCTGTGACAGCGTCTTCGACTGCGCGCGACGTGGTCGGGGCAGTCGCGCTTGGGTTGGATTTGACGGATCGGGATGCCCAGGACAAGTTGAAGGCGAAAGGCCACCCATGGGAATTGGCCAAAGGGTTTGTCGGATCAGCTGTCGTCAGCGACTTTTATCAATTTGACGACTTTTCGCAGGTAAGGGACGCCACATTCCAATTTGAGTTGAACGGCGCAATCGTGCAAACAGGACATCCGACCGATATGGTGTTCGACTTTGACACACTGATTCAGCACGTGCACCATCACTTTGGCCTGACACAAGGCGATATTTTATTTACTGGAACCCCAGCTGGGGTGGGACCGCTCCGTGACGGAGACACAGGTCGATTCTATATGAACGGACAGACCTGGGCAGATTTTAAGGTACGGCACAATGTGGCCGGGAAGGGGGATTGA
- a CDS encoding BrxA/BrxB family bacilliredoxin: protein MSLELDFYQMMIQPMRDELTQIGFRELRSAEEVDEVMAQKEGTTLFVVNSVCGCAGGIARPGVALALENSKLPDRLVTVFAGQDKEATERARSFFTNMPPSSPSMFLFKDGELVGVLHRSDIEGSTAEAVAAKLTALFDEYCSVKSH from the coding sequence ATGAGTTTGGAACTGGATTTCTATCAGATGATGATTCAACCGATGCGAGATGAGTTGACGCAAATCGGTTTTCGCGAACTCCGCAGTGCTGAAGAAGTAGACGAAGTCATGGCGCAAAAAGAGGGTACGACACTGTTTGTCGTGAACTCTGTGTGCGGCTGTGCAGGGGGTATCGCGCGTCCGGGTGTCGCGCTCGCGCTGGAGAACAGCAAGCTGCCGGATAGGCTCGTGACGGTCTTCGCGGGTCAGGATAAAGAGGCGACGGAACGCGCTCGTTCGTTCTTCACGAACATGCCGCCATCGTCCCCGTCGATGTTTCTGTTCAAGGATGGAGAATTGGTTGGTGTTCTGCACCGCAGTGACATCGAAGGTTCGACAGCTGAAGCTGTGGCTGCCAAGCTCACCGCCTTGTTTGACGAATATTGCAGCGTGAAGTCCCACTGA
- the hemE gene encoding uroporphyrinogen decarboxylase, with the protein MFNDTFLRACRREKTATVPVWFMRQAGRYDADYRAIRERYSLVEICEHPEVCVEVTKMPVEKLGVDAAILFSDIMIPVGAMGLPFEIREHVGPIIATPIRHERDVERLEVFDAKEKLPHVLQTIERLASELTVPLIGFVGGPFTLASYMIEGGPSRDYLKTKQMMVARPELWQKLMDKLADMVIRYAGEQVQAGAQALQVFDSWVGSLAPSDFVQYVKPTMQRIFAGLQPLGVPLIYFGVNTGELLGEFATTGANVIGVDWRVPLANARQRVGSDVALQGNFDPAMLFAPAAEMKRRAIDILQQGTKDPGFIFNLGHGVKPTTDIAALKYLVDVVHEFDVNRGV; encoded by the coding sequence TTGTTCAACGACACATTTTTACGCGCCTGCCGACGAGAAAAAACGGCCACAGTCCCTGTCTGGTTCATGCGCCAGGCTGGGCGTTACGACGCCGATTACCGGGCGATTCGCGAGCGTTACAGTTTAGTGGAAATCTGCGAGCATCCGGAAGTCTGCGTGGAGGTCACCAAGATGCCCGTTGAAAAATTGGGCGTCGATGCTGCGATTTTATTTTCCGACATCATGATTCCGGTCGGTGCCATGGGCCTACCTTTTGAAATCCGTGAACATGTCGGGCCCATTATTGCAACGCCCATTCGACACGAACGCGACGTGGAGCGGCTAGAAGTATTTGACGCGAAAGAAAAACTTCCGCACGTCCTGCAGACAATCGAACGACTCGCCAGCGAGTTAACTGTGCCGCTGATCGGCTTTGTTGGCGGCCCGTTTACGCTCGCCAGCTACATGATTGAGGGGGGGCCTTCGCGCGATTACCTCAAGACCAAGCAGATGATGGTCGCCCGTCCGGAATTGTGGCAAAAGTTGATGGACAAGCTGGCAGATATGGTCATCCGCTATGCCGGAGAGCAGGTCCAGGCAGGCGCACAAGCGCTGCAAGTGTTCGATTCCTGGGTAGGCAGCCTGGCGCCAAGTGATTTTGTCCAGTATGTAAAGCCGACGATGCAACGCATCTTCGCAGGGTTACAACCGCTCGGTGTGCCCTTAATTTACTTCGGTGTCAACACTGGAGAATTACTTGGGGAATTCGCGACCACAGGTGCCAATGTGATTGGCGTCGACTGGCGTGTCCCCCTCGCGAACGCGCGCCAACGTGTCGGATCAGATGTGGCTCTGCAAGGCAATTTTGACCCTGCCATGCTGTTCGCACCTGCCGCCGAAATGAAGCGACGCGCAATCGATATTTTACAGCAGGGCACGAAGGACCCCGGTTTTATCTTCAACCTGGGTCATGGTGTCAAACCGACCACGGACATCGCGGCGTTAAAATACCTGGTCGACGTCGTGCACGAATTTGACGTCAATCGCGGCGTGTAA
- the hemH gene encoding ferrochelatase, translating to MTTPLGVLVMAYGTPHNLEEVLPYYTHIRHGRAPSDEQLADLIRRYEAIGGVSPLTEITQAQVRGLEQLLHADGGRDVSLYQGMKHIAPFIEDAVEQMYQDGITEAVGIVLAPHYSKMSVGAYEKTALETAKKLGGPKFRFVHQWHMEPAFLDVLTARVGEALHLCANPKDAVVVFSAHSLPERILQTDDPYVRQLHESGEEVARRLQLNHYQFAWQSAGQTGEPWLGPDILDVLRSLKEQGVKEVVSCSQGFVADHLEVLYDIDIEAKQVAKELGIHLVRTRQMNDDPEFLRALRNAIRKCEQQGDVE from the coding sequence ATGACGACGCCACTTGGAGTGCTTGTCATGGCATACGGTACGCCGCACAATTTGGAGGAAGTGCTTCCTTACTACACACACATTCGACACGGTCGCGCACCATCAGACGAACAGCTGGCGGATTTAATTAGACGTTACGAAGCCATTGGCGGCGTTTCCCCACTGACTGAAATTACACAGGCACAGGTGCGCGGCCTTGAACAACTTCTCCACGCAGACGGTGGGCGAGACGTATCGCTCTACCAGGGGATGAAACATATCGCGCCATTTATCGAGGACGCCGTCGAACAAATGTATCAAGACGGCATCACAGAAGCCGTCGGCATCGTGCTGGCACCCCACTATTCGAAAATGAGTGTCGGGGCTTACGAAAAAACAGCGCTTGAGACGGCGAAGAAGCTGGGTGGTCCGAAATTCCGCTTTGTCCACCAGTGGCACATGGAACCAGCATTTCTCGACGTGTTGACCGCTCGCGTGGGCGAAGCGCTCCATTTGTGCGCCAATCCAAAAGACGCGGTGGTCGTATTTTCTGCCCACAGCCTGCCGGAGCGAATTCTCCAGACGGACGACCCATATGTTCGTCAACTTCACGAATCTGGCGAAGAGGTCGCGCGCCGCTTGCAGTTGAATCATTATCAATTCGCCTGGCAAAGTGCGGGGCAAACCGGCGAACCTTGGCTCGGTCCAGATATTCTCGACGTCCTGCGAAGCCTCAAGGAACAAGGTGTGAAGGAAGTGGTCTCGTGCTCACAGGGGTTTGTGGCCGACCATCTCGAGGTTTTGTACGACATCGATATTGAAGCGAAGCAGGTGGCAAAAGAACTCGGTATTCATCTTGTGCGCACGCGCCAGATGAACGATGATCCAGAATTTTTGCGAGCACTTCGAAATGCAATTAGAAAGTGCGAACAGCAAGGAGACGTGGAGTAA
- the hemG gene encoding protoporphyrinogen oxidase, with the protein MTYRVAVIGAGITGLTAARRLCKDARLQEQNVEITVYEASDRIGGKVITYRDGRLTLEGGPDSILARKPAGINLLRELGLASEVVEQNPASTHTYIVKDGKLRSMPRGTHMAIPRDISTFMESDVLSAQGKFRTLFDLLLPRTDLSKDVSLGHFLRTRLGDEWVDGLAEPLLAGIYAGNIDELSLQATWPQFGQLADEYRSLIIGARSMRPKAAPANQNGRSAFITVKGGLETVIERLADELEPNVTIKKSHHISKLEQTSEGYQLTVETNGDVTTATFDAVLVCTPVKAMKRLLDVHLPARSKQFDVPYVSTATVILGYPADSVDVDLSHASGFLVPRTENRAITASTWVSSKWPHTTDERFVILRCYVGRAGQQAYLSLDDVEMARLVQREVRELVGLSASPAFHKVTRWNDAMPNYPVGHLSQWANLEEDIRASLPGVWVAGGGYRGLGLPDCIVHGEEVAKAALSYLTQQVRSR; encoded by the coding sequence ATGACCTATCGCGTCGCCGTCATCGGCGCTGGTATTACGGGACTCACTGCAGCCCGCCGCCTATGTAAAGATGCAAGATTGCAGGAACAAAACGTGGAAATCACCGTGTACGAGGCAAGTGACCGCATTGGCGGCAAGGTGATAACTTATCGGGATGGGCGGCTCACCCTCGAAGGTGGTCCCGATTCCATTTTGGCGAGAAAGCCTGCAGGCATCAACTTGTTGCGCGAGCTGGGACTGGCTTCCGAGGTGGTCGAACAAAACCCGGCGTCCACGCACACCTATATCGTGAAAGACGGTAAGCTCCGGTCTATGCCGCGTGGCACGCATATGGCGATTCCACGGGATATTTCTACGTTCATGGAATCCGATGTACTCTCCGCCCAGGGCAAATTCCGCACGCTGTTCGACCTGTTACTCCCCCGCACAGACCTGTCAAAAGACGTTTCCTTGGGCCACTTCTTGCGCACTCGACTCGGCGACGAATGGGTAGACGGACTGGCCGAACCACTGCTTGCAGGCATTTACGCGGGAAATATCGACGAGCTCAGCCTACAGGCGACATGGCCACAGTTTGGTCAGCTTGCAGACGAGTACAGAAGTCTCATTATCGGAGCGCGCAGCATGCGCCCAAAAGCCGCACCCGCAAATCAAAATGGCCGCAGTGCATTTATCACGGTCAAGGGTGGATTAGAAACCGTGATCGAGCGTTTGGCAGACGAGCTCGAACCTAACGTGACAATCAAAAAATCTCACCACATTTCAAAGCTCGAACAAACATCAGAAGGCTACCAGCTGACAGTCGAGACGAACGGCGATGTCACCACTGCAACATTTGACGCTGTCCTCGTCTGCACACCCGTCAAGGCGATGAAACGGTTGCTCGATGTGCATTTACCGGCGAGATCGAAACAATTTGACGTACCATACGTGTCGACCGCTACGGTCATTCTCGGCTACCCCGCCGACAGTGTCGATGTCGATTTAAGTCATGCGTCTGGGTTTCTCGTCCCCCGAACGGAAAACCGCGCGATCACGGCGAGCACATGGGTATCGAGCAAGTGGCCACATACGACAGATGAACGATTTGTCATTCTGCGTTGTTATGTGGGTCGCGCCGGTCAACAAGCGTATTTGTCGCTCGACGACGTGGAGATGGCTAGACTCGTCCAACGCGAAGTGCGTGAATTAGTAGGGCTTTCGGCATCACCTGCTTTCCACAAAGTGACACGCTGGAATGACGCGATGCCAAACTATCCTGTTGGTCACCTGAGTCAATGGGCGAACTTAGAAGAAGATATCCGTGCGAGCTTGCCTGGTGTTTGGGTAGCCGGTGGTGGCTATCGAGGGTTGGGTCTGCCAGACTGTATTGTTCATGGCGAAGAAGTTGCAAAAGCGGCGCTTTCCTATCTCACACAACAAGTTCGCAGCCGCTAA